From the genome of Tepidimicrobium xylanilyticum, one region includes:
- a CDS encoding helix-turn-helix domain-containing protein: MITLDQKAEILLKYFRENKSQRAISKELGISRTTVQKYIKEFQSKNERLQELAKGEERNKAEILLLIEEMASKPKYDTSNRKKVKLTDEVMEEIDKLILLNERNKELGRAKQLMKKIDVHEALIDKGYDIGYTTVCNYIKETYEQKEAYVRQEYTLGEVLEFDWGEVKLTINGKNTTLNMGLFTTAKGSYHYARLYHNQKMENFLDIHVKCFNHIGGVHREIVYDNMKQAVKRFVCRNEKEATEDLIKISLYYGFKYRFCNVA, translated from the coding sequence GTGATAACACTGGACCAGAAAGCAGAAATATTACTAAAATATTTCAGAGAAAATAAGTCACAAAGGGCAATAAGTAAAGAGCTTGGTATTTCAAGAACCACAGTACAAAAATACATTAAGGAATTTCAATCTAAAAATGAAAGATTGCAAGAATTAGCAAAAGGCGAAGAAAGAAATAAAGCTGAAATACTTCTTTTAATTGAAGAAATGGCATCTAAACCTAAATATGATACTAGTAACAGGAAAAAAGTAAAATTAACAGATGAGGTAATGGAAGAGATAGATAAGCTTATCTTGCTAAATGAAAGAAATAAAGAGCTGGGAAGAGCTAAGCAACTAATGAAAAAGATAGACGTACATGAAGCCTTAATAGATAAGGGATATGATATTGGATATACAACAGTCTGCAACTACATAAAAGAAACTTATGAACAAAAAGAAGCATATGTTAGGCAAGAATATACTTTAGGAGAAGTATTAGAATTTGATTGGGGTGAAGTTAAGCTTACCATTAATGGGAAAAATACTACCTTAAACATGGGACTTTTCACAACTGCAAAAGGTTCATACCATTATGCAAGGCTTTACCATAATCAAAAGATGGAGAATTTCTTAGATATTCATGTAAAGTGTTTTAATCACATTGGGGGTGTTCATAGGGAAATAGTTTATGACAATATGAAACAAGCAGTAAAAAGATTTGTATGTAGAAATGAAAAAGAAGCCACTGAAGACTTAATTAAAATATCCTTGTACTATGGCTTTAAATACAGGTTCTGTAATGTAGCTA
- a CDS encoding FAD-dependent oxidoreductase produces MKRNLLFPLTCIALIIAILILQFPLLPSLGVKSEKRYRPGTYKAKGIGRDGDVVVEVTFTSDRIKSVKVVEHHDLAGIGDLAVEEIPKRIVSEQSIAVDVISGATFTSTAILRAVEDCVRQAGGNLDTLIKRKTDDKPPEVEVLEYDIVVVGAGAAGTAAALAASERNDSVLLLEKTARPMGASVFAGGLFAADSSLQKKAGKTVDKKWLFDQYMKASSGYMNSILVRTIIEESGKTVDWLIENGCELNLVDAGTGGSYAHVGMPATLHGYKEGGRVAIEKLIESFKKNGGHVMFSTPAKELMKDSEGNIKGIVAEKEDGTILEIYAKAVILATGGFGGNEEMMKKYFGDKYTLGEITQNVGDGIRMAWDVGADEYGTSTAQYFWQKFTQSDVKALTNVLGYDYMSLTDFTFYPHLRVNTLGQRFSDETMASNFVIHGAQIHMQPNQTEFIILDTSVLKQIAEKGYASVEEHYGIWKDNRQFFMEFNMPTDTDELIKWENTPIDYTPLLDAAVGTGVVFKGNTLKELAKNMGVDANRFIESVNQYNKAIEEGIDNMFFADTERLIPVVEGPFYAVKYVARNLGTLGGVRINEKIEAMDKNGKPIPGLYVAGADAGGMYGKSYVDFEGGTLGFAYTSGRLAGINSAEYVKNSKQ; encoded by the coding sequence TTGAAAAGAAATTTATTGTTTCCCCTGACATGTATAGCATTAATAATAGCAATACTTATTCTTCAATTTCCCTTATTACCATCACTAGGAGTTAAAAGTGAAAAAAGGTATAGGCCTGGTACATATAAAGCAAAGGGTATTGGAAGAGATGGAGATGTGGTTGTAGAAGTTACTTTTACATCCGATAGGATTAAATCGGTTAAAGTAGTAGAACATCATGATTTGGCAGGGATCGGTGATTTGGCAGTAGAAGAGATTCCTAAGAGGATTGTATCAGAGCAGAGTATAGCGGTAGATGTCATAAGTGGTGCTACCTTTACAAGTACTGCTATTTTGAGAGCAGTTGAAGATTGTGTAAGACAGGCGGGTGGAAATTTAGATACTTTAATAAAGAGAAAAACTGATGATAAACCTCCCGAAGTTGAAGTGCTAGAATACGATATAGTAGTTGTTGGAGCAGGTGCAGCTGGAACTGCTGCTGCATTAGCTGCAAGCGAGAGGAATGATAGCGTATTATTACTAGAAAAAACAGCTAGACCAATGGGTGCTAGTGTATTTGCAGGAGGGTTGTTTGCTGCTGATAGCTCTTTGCAGAAAAAAGCAGGAAAAACGGTAGATAAGAAATGGCTTTTTGACCAGTATATGAAGGCTTCATCTGGATATATGAATTCTATATTAGTCCGCACAATAATTGAAGAATCGGGTAAAACGGTAGATTGGTTGATTGAAAATGGATGTGAATTGAATTTAGTTGATGCAGGGACCGGAGGAAGTTATGCTCATGTAGGTATGCCAGCTACTCTTCATGGCTATAAAGAGGGAGGAAGAGTTGCAATTGAAAAATTAATAGAATCCTTCAAAAAGAATGGTGGCCATGTGATGTTTTCAACTCCTGCTAAAGAGCTTATGAAAGATAGCGAAGGAAATATTAAAGGGATTGTAGCTGAGAAGGAAGACGGAACTATACTTGAGATATATGCTAAAGCTGTAATATTGGCTACTGGAGGATTTGGTGGAAATGAAGAGATGATGAAAAAATATTTTGGAGACAAATATACATTAGGTGAAATTACACAGAATGTTGGTGACGGCATTAGGATGGCTTGGGATGTTGGTGCAGATGAATATGGAACTTCCACTGCTCAGTATTTTTGGCAGAAATTTACACAAAGTGATGTAAAGGCATTAACCAATGTTCTAGGTTATGATTATATGTCCCTTACAGATTTTACATTTTATCCTCATTTGAGAGTAAATACATTAGGTCAACGTTTTTCTGATGAAACAATGGCCAGCAACTTTGTAATTCACGGAGCACAAATTCATATGCAACCTAATCAGACGGAATTCATAATTTTAGATACCAGTGTATTAAAGCAAATTGCAGAAAAGGGATATGCTTCTGTAGAGGAGCATTATGGAATATGGAAGGACAATCGCCAGTTTTTTATGGAATTTAATATGCCAACGGACACAGATGAGTTGATCAAATGGGAAAATACTCCAATAGATTATACTCCCCTTCTTGATGCTGCAGTAGGGACTGGTGTAGTATTTAAAGGGAATACATTAAAAGAATTAGCTAAAAATATGGGTGTAGATGCTAATAGGTTTATTGAAAGTGTCAATCAATATAACAAAGCTATAGAAGAGGGTATAGATAATATGTTTTTTGCAGATACGGAACGTCTAATCCCTGTAGTAGAAGGACCATTCTATGCTGTTAAATATGTTGCACGCAATCTGGGTACCCTTGGTGGTGTGAGAATCAATGAAAAGATAGAAGCTATGGATAAAAACGGGAAGCCTATTCCTGGTCTATATGTTGCAGGAGCTGATGCAGGAGGAATGTATGGTAAATCATATGTGGATTTTGAAGGTGGAACCTTGGGTTTTGCATATACATCGGGCAGACTAGCAGGGATAAATTCAGCTGAATATGTTAAAAATTCAAAGCAATAG
- a CDS encoding HD domain-containing protein: MLSERLLKDIDFIVELDKMKSVLRQTSLIDNSKRENDAEHSWHISVMALVLAEYANEKIDICKVIKMLLVHDLVEIYAGDTFCYDKQANMNKRERELKAADKIFGMLDEDKGSELRRLWEEFEEMKTKEAIFAASMDRLQPFFNNYYSGGGTWKKFNIPKGEVYKRIAPLKEASDELWQIAINMIEDACRKGYITDN; the protein is encoded by the coding sequence TTGCTTAGTGAACGATTACTAAAGGATATAGATTTTATTGTGGAACTGGATAAGATGAAATCTGTATTAAGGCAGACTAGTTTAATTGATAATTCCAAGAGAGAAAATGATGCAGAGCATTCCTGGCATATATCCGTAATGGCTTTAGTTTTGGCTGAATATGCTAATGAGAAAATAGACATTTGTAAGGTAATAAAGATGTTATTGGTACACGATTTAGTGGAAATTTATGCTGGAGATACTTTCTGTTATGATAAACAAGCCAATATGAATAAAAGGGAAAGGGAGTTGAAGGCAGCGGATAAGATATTTGGAATGTTGGATGAAGATAAAGGATCAGAGTTAAGAAGGCTGTGGGAGGAATTTGAAGAGATGAAAACTAAAGAGGCAATATTTGCAGCTTCTATGGATAGACTTCAGCCCTTTTTTAATAACTATTATTCTGGTGGTGGGACTTGGAAAAAATTCAATATCCCAAAAGGTGAAGTTTACAAAAGAATAGCACCATTGAAAGAAGCCTCAGATGAATTGTGGCAAATTGCTATTAACATGATAGAAGATGCCTGTAGAAAAGGATACATTACAGATAACTGA